The proteins below are encoded in one region of Halalkalicoccus jeotgali B3:
- a CDS encoding cob(I)yrinic acid a,c-diamide adenosyltransferase, which translates to MKVYTGRGDEGQTDLRTMERVSKTSPRIDAYGTVDEANALVGTARPAGYDDVDDQLRGIQNHLHVLQADFANPDPDEDDHRVREAHVEQLEAWIDSYDEELDPLQQFVLPGGSETGAKLHHARAVVRRAERRAVALAEDEPINEVAVVYLNRLSDALFVIARAVNKREGVREENPTY; encoded by the coding sequence ATGAAGGTCTACACCGGCCGCGGCGACGAGGGACAGACCGACCTCCGGACCATGGAACGGGTCTCGAAGACCAGCCCCCGGATCGATGCCTACGGCACGGTCGACGAGGCCAACGCGCTGGTGGGGACGGCGCGGCCGGCTGGCTACGACGACGTCGACGACCAGCTACGGGGGATCCAAAACCACCTTCACGTCCTGCAGGCGGACTTCGCGAACCCCGACCCCGACGAGGACGACCACCGCGTGCGCGAGGCACACGTCGAGCAGTTGGAGGCGTGGATCGATTCCTACGACGAGGAACTCGACCCCCTCCAGCAGTTCGTCCTCCCGGGGGGCAGCGAGACGGGCGCGAAACTGCACCACGCCCGCGCCGTCGTCCGGCGGGCCGAACGCCGCGCCGTCGCGCTCGCCGAGGACGAACCGATAAACGAGGTCGCCGTCGTCTACCTCAATCGCCTCTCGGACGCGCTGTTCGTGATCGCACGGGCGGTGAACAAACGCGAGGGCGTCCGCGAGGAGAACCCGACGTACTGA